AGGTTTAAACTTTCACATCTGTTTCTACCACATTTAAACCTTTTGCGCTGATCATTTCCTTTGGAATACTGTCTTGAATGGCGTATTGTAAACGGTCAATAATTCTTCTCTTTAGAAACTGACGGGTCACTACTAAACTCACTTCTCTTACAGGAGTATCTCCAGAAATTGGCTTCACCATGTCCATATTTTTTGAAGAAATTGTAGGTAGACTTAATTCCGGAATTAGAGTCATTCCGTTTTTAACTTCTACAATTCTCTTTAGAGATTCAATGGAGTGGCTTTCGAATCTAAAATTCTCTCTAAACAATTGCTTTTTAGATTGATTACATATATTCATCACTTGATCTCTGAAACAATTTCCTTCTTTCAATAGCCAAATATCATTCACATCCAATTCCGAAATATTGATACTCGGTTTATGATAATCCACATTTGACCGTGAAACATACCCATAGAACTTCTCATAATATAAAGGCACATTTAAAATTCCAGTAGTCTCAATAGGTGTAGCAATAATTCCTACATCCAATTGACCATTTTTCAGTTTATGAATAATTTCTTCCGTGATCTCCTCCTTTACAGAAATATTAACCTCTTCATTATTCTCACTGAAGTTATTGATGAAAAGTGGAACCAAATACGGAGAAATGGTTGGAATAATACCTATAGACAAATCACCCTTCTCCACCTTTTGGTACTCTCCTACCAAATCATGCAATTTCCTTGATTGATTCACCACTTCCTTAGCCTGTTCTATGATTTGCTCACCAATCGTAGTTGGTATTATAGGCTTTTTTGTACGATCAAAAATCATTACTCCCAGCTCCTCTTCCAGGTTCTTAACCTGTGTTGTCAAAGCTGGTTGCGTTACATATCTTTTTTTTGCCGCTTCTACGAAAGAACCATATTCGGCTATCGCTAAAACGTATTCTATCTGTGTTAAAGTCATATTAGTTTGATTAACTCAATAGCAAAATTAATAAGTTTGATTTATAAAATGATAGTAATTTGAAGGGAATAAATCATCTTCCTTATTCTTTTATCCGCAGATCATAACACAATAATTAGAATCATTATTTTTGAGGCACTTGTCAACTAATTAGAAATTCAAAGTCTAAAAAATAAATACATGAATAAACAATTCAAATTCTCCTTAATAGCAGGTCTAATGTTATTATCGGGCAGTTCTGTTTATGCGCAAAAACAGAGAATGACACCTGAGCTTTTATGGAAGCTGGGTAGAGTAAGCGGAGAAACACTGAGTGAAGACGGATCAAAACTTTATTTTGGAATCACCAAATACGATACCGATGAAAATAAAGGAAATCGTGATCTATACATGATGCCAACAGAAGGTGGTAAAGTCCAACAGATCACTGATATGGAAGGAAGTGAATATGGATTACAAATCAGACCAGATGGAAAAAAAATTGGCTTTATTCATAAAGGTCAATGGTGGGAAGCTGATTTAGATGGAAACAATGCCAAACAAATCACAGAAATTGAAGGTGGTATATCTCACTTAAAATATTCCCCCGATGGAAAAAAAGTAGCTTATACTGCTGAGGTTAAAGTTGATCCATCTCTTGTAGATTTATACCCTAATCTTCCAAAAGCAGATGCCAGAATCATTGACGATCTTATGTATCGCCATTGGGACCATTGGGAAGATGGATTAAAATCTCATGTTTTTGTTGCAGACTATTCTAATGGTTCCATCACCAATGCTGTTGATATCATGAAAGGTGAGCCTTACGACTGTCCGCAACAACCTTTTGGTGGAAGCGAAGATTTTACATGGAATCCAGACGGTTCAACCATTGCGTATGTGTGTAAAAAAGAAGTTGGGGTTAAAGCCGCTGAAAGTACCAATACAGATATCTATCTCTATAATCTTTCATCAAAAGAAACAACCAATTTCACCAAAGGTAGATTAGGATATGATACGCACCCAACTTTTAGTGCTGATGGTACCAGCTTAGCATGGTTAAGTATGGAAACACCAGGTTATGAATCTGATAAACAAGTACTTTACAACTTTACATTGGATGGTAGCAAAAAAGTACGCTATGGTGGTCAATGGGATCATACAATTAGCAATTACACCTGGAGTAATGACGGAACGAAATTCTACATTAATGCTGGTATTGATGCCACATATCAATTATTTGTAACTGACGTTTGGCCAGATACAGATGCAGATAATTTGATGACTCAAATCACATCTGGAATTCATAACATTGGTGGAATTATTGGAGAATATAAGGATAAACTTATCGCTCCTAAAACAGACATGAACCATGCTGCGGAAATCTATTCATTTGGAATCAATAACGGTAAAGGCAAAAAAATCACCTCTGTAAATGATGAGGTATACAATAATGTGGACATGAGTAGAGTGGAAAAAAGATGGATGGAAACTACTGATGGTAAGCAAATGCTAACCTGGATTATTTACCCACCAAACTTTGATAAAAACAAACAATATCCTTCTCTACTTTATTGCCAGGGAGGTCCTCAGTCTGCAGTATCTCAATTCTATTCGTTTAGATGGAATTTCCAATTAATGGCTGCAAATGATTATATCATTATTGCCCCAAATAGACGAGGCTTACCAACATTCGGAACAGAATGGAATAGAGCTATTTCTCAAGATTGGGGAGGACAACCTATGAAAGATTATATGCGTGCTGTTGAAGCTATGAGAGATGAGCCTTTTATCGATCCAGATAGAATTGGAGCAGTTGGTGCAAGTTATGGAGGTTATTCTGTATATATGTTAGCAGGTATTCATGAAAACATGTTCTGTAGTTTCATCTCACACTGTGGATTATTTAATCTTGAAAGTTGGTATGGTGTAACAGAAGAATTGTTTTTCGCTAATTTCGACATTGGCGGACCTTACTGGAATAGAGCTTCAAAACCAAAATCTTACGATTTATTTTCTCCTCATAAATTCGTGAGCAACTGGAATACACCAATTATGGTGATCCATGGAGGAAATGATTTTAGAGTTCCGATCAATCAGGGAATGGAAGCATTTCAGGCTGCGAAAATTAAAGGTTTAAAAACGAGATTTTTGTATTACCCAAATGAAGGACACTGGGTATTACAACCACAAAATGGTTTACTGTGGCACAGTGAGTTTTTTAAATGGTTAGATCAAACTGTTAAAAACAGACAATAGAAAATTTGAATTCAGAAAAGTCGAATAGATTTATTCGGCTTTTTTTATGTGTTTTTATACCGAACATTAAGTATCACACCCAATAAAACTAGCATAATCCCAAGGATTGTACTCCATACCGGGATAATGTCAAAAAGTGTAAAATCAAAGAAAAGCGCGAATACAATTCCTGCATATTTCAAACTAGCTACTTTATTTGCTTCTTCTGTTTGCCAGGCCCTGGTCATAAATACTTGAGCAATTTGTGTAAATACACCCATAGCTAACAATATAAACCACTCTATTCCGACTGGTGTTTTCCAGTAATTCAAAGAAAATACAGACATCACCGGTATTGCGATTAATGGAAAATACATCACCACAATTACCGGGTGGTCGGTTCCTTTCACTTTACGTATCATATTATACGCTAAACCCGAAAACACTGCGGATAATACACCAATTAAAACATACTTGAATTCAATATCTGTATTCAGTCCTTTCATAACGATAATTCCTAAAAAGGAAACTGCGAAAAAGAACCACTGCTTATGTTTCATAGGTTCTTTTAAAATCCAGATCGCAAATAAGGATGTAAAAATGGGGGATAGATATTGAATTGTTATCGCTGTAGCAATCGGAAGATTTTGGAGTGTATAAAAAAACATGGACAATGCAGTTACTCCAAAAACACCTCTTAAAATTAAAAGTTTTCTATTATTTCCAAATGGTGAAATACCTACTCTCCAAACCACAAACAAACTTAAAACCAGTGAAATAATACTTCTAAAAAGAATCAATTCTGTTACAGGAAATCCTTCCAGTAATTTGACACATACTTGCATTAACGAAAACGAAAATGAAGAAATCAACATGTATTTTACAGCCTTGTTCAACTCTGAAAATTAAAAGTGCGCAAAGTTCAAAGAAATTTTGAAACAGGGTAGCCAGCCTTGTTTATATTTGTTTATTGGGTAATTAAAAATAACAACATTGGAAAGCATAAAAGTTGGCGTTTTAGGAAGTGGTAGTTGGGCTTCTGCTATTGTTAAAATGTTATGTGAAAACTTGGATTCCATTAATTGGTGGGTTCGAAACGAGAAATCAGCTGAACATATCATGGAGTATGGACACAACCCCAAGTACCTGACTTCAGTTAACTTTAAAACTGAAAAACTCAATATATACACAGATATTGATGAGGTTATTTCTAATTCCGATATTATAGTTTTAGCTATTCCTTCCGCATTTGTTGTTAACGCTTTTGAAAAATACTCTATCAACTTAGATGGAAAAAAACTAGTTACTGCAGTAAAGGGTATAATCCCAGAACAAAACAGAATTCCTGTACGTTTTTTCCATAAAGAGTATGGTGTAGATTATTCTGATATGTGTATGATTTCTGGGCCTTGTCATGCAGAAGAAGTTGCTCTGGAAAGATTAAGTTACCTAACTATTGCTGGCCAGGACGAAACATTTAATCAACAGATCGCAGATATTTTAGCTTGCAGATATATCAAAACGACCATATCTGATGATTTATTTGGAACTGAACTATCTGCTATTTTAAAAAATATTTACTCTATTGCCAGTGGCATTTATGCAGGTATTGGATATGGAGACAACTTCCAGGCTGTTTTAATTTCTAATGCGATTCAAGAAGTTGAAAGACTTATTGATGCGATCAATCCAATTCACCGTGATGTTTTAACATCAGCATATTTAGGCGATCTACTAGTTACGGCATATTCTCAATTTTCGAGAAATCGAAATTTCGGTTTTATGATCGGAAAGGGATATTCTGTAAAAACCGCACAAATCGAAATGGATATGGTGGCCGAAGGATACTACGCAGCAAAAAGTTTAATGGAAATCAACAAAAAATTTCAAGTAGAGATTCCGATTGTTGAAGCTGTATATAACGTACTATATCATAAAATTTCTCCAATTATTGAGATGAAGATTTTAGCAGAAAAATTCAGCTAACCTTTTAATTTTTTCGGATGAACAAAAATGGAAAAGACTGCTACGCTTAAAGATTATCTAAAACTTCATTCGGTAATTCTTGTTTGGGGTTTTACAGGTATTCTTGGAAAAGTAATAACAGTATCAGCAGTTTCCATTGTTTGGTATAGAACCCTAATTGCCTTTTTAAGTCTCTTTATTTTTCTATATCTTAAAAGAAGTGAAATAAAAGTTCCTACTGGAGTTCTCACCAAATATCTACTTACAGGCATTATTGTGGCACTTCACTGGTTCTTCTTTTTTGAGGCTTTAAAGGTTTCCACAGTTTCCGTTACTCTGGCCACATTGGCGTCCGCCACTTTATTCA
This genomic interval from bacterium SCSIO 12643 contains the following:
- a CDS encoding LysR family transcriptional regulator, giving the protein MTLTQIEYVLAIAEYGSFVEAAKKRYVTQPALTTQVKNLEEELGVMIFDRTKKPIIPTTIGEQIIEQAKEVVNQSRKLHDLVGEYQKVEKGDLSIGIIPTISPYLVPLFINNFSENNEEVNISVKEEITEEIIHKLKNGQLDVGIIATPIETTGILNVPLYYEKFYGYVSRSNVDYHKPSINISELDVNDIWLLKEGNCFRDQVMNICNQSKKQLFRENFRFESHSIESLKRIVEVKNGMTLIPELSLPTISSKNMDMVKPISGDTPVREVSLVVTRQFLKRRIIDRLQYAIQDSIPKEMISAKGLNVVETDVKV
- a CDS encoding S9 family peptidase — its product is MNKQFKFSLIAGLMLLSGSSVYAQKQRMTPELLWKLGRVSGETLSEDGSKLYFGITKYDTDENKGNRDLYMMPTEGGKVQQITDMEGSEYGLQIRPDGKKIGFIHKGQWWEADLDGNNAKQITEIEGGISHLKYSPDGKKVAYTAEVKVDPSLVDLYPNLPKADARIIDDLMYRHWDHWEDGLKSHVFVADYSNGSITNAVDIMKGEPYDCPQQPFGGSEDFTWNPDGSTIAYVCKKEVGVKAAESTNTDIYLYNLSSKETTNFTKGRLGYDTHPTFSADGTSLAWLSMETPGYESDKQVLYNFTLDGSKKVRYGGQWDHTISNYTWSNDGTKFYINAGIDATYQLFVTDVWPDTDADNLMTQITSGIHNIGGIIGEYKDKLIAPKTDMNHAAEIYSFGINNGKGKKITSVNDEVYNNVDMSRVEKRWMETTDGKQMLTWIIYPPNFDKNKQYPSLLYCQGGPQSAVSQFYSFRWNFQLMAANDYIIIAPNRRGLPTFGTEWNRAISQDWGGQPMKDYMRAVEAMRDEPFIDPDRIGAVGASYGGYSVYMLAGIHENMFCSFISHCGLFNLESWYGVTEELFFANFDIGGPYWNRASKPKSYDLFSPHKFVSNWNTPIMVIHGGNDFRVPINQGMEAFQAAKIKGLKTRFLYYPNEGHWVLQPQNGLLWHSEFFKWLDQTVKNRQ
- a CDS encoding DMT family transporter; this translates as MLISSFSFSLMQVCVKLLEGFPVTELILFRSIISLVLSLFVVWRVGISPFGNNRKLLILRGVFGVTALSMFFYTLQNLPIATAITIQYLSPIFTSLFAIWILKEPMKHKQWFFFAVSFLGIIVMKGLNTDIEFKYVLIGVLSAVFSGLAYNMIRKVKGTDHPVIVVMYFPLIAIPVMSVFSLNYWKTPVGIEWFILLAMGVFTQIAQVFMTRAWQTEEANKVASLKYAGIVFALFFDFTLFDIIPVWSTILGIMLVLLGVILNVRYKNT
- a CDS encoding NAD(P)H-dependent glycerol-3-phosphate dehydrogenase codes for the protein MTTLESIKVGVLGSGSWASAIVKMLCENLDSINWWVRNEKSAEHIMEYGHNPKYLTSVNFKTEKLNIYTDIDEVISNSDIIVLAIPSAFVVNAFEKYSINLDGKKLVTAVKGIIPEQNRIPVRFFHKEYGVDYSDMCMISGPCHAEEVALERLSYLTIAGQDETFNQQIADILACRYIKTTISDDLFGTELSAILKNIYSIASGIYAGIGYGDNFQAVLISNAIQEVERLIDAINPIHRDVLTSAYLGDLLVTAYSQFSRNRNFGFMIGKGYSVKTAQIEMDMVAEGYYAAKSLMEINKKFQVEIPIVEAVYNVLYHKISPIIEMKILAEKFS